A genomic segment from Castor canadensis chromosome 1, mCasCan1.hap1v2, whole genome shotgun sequence encodes:
- the LOC109700916 gene encoding large ribosomal subunit protein eL43-like — MAKRTKKAGIIGKYGTRCGSSFQKMVKKIEISQYTKYTCSFCGKIKMRRQAVGIWQCGSCMKTVAGGAWTSAGTSSLPSEDWRN; from the coding sequence ATGGCCAAACGCACCAAGAAGGCTGGGATCATCGGTAAATACGGGACCCGCTGTGGTTCCTCCTTCCAGAAAATGgtgaagaaaattgaaatcagCCAGTACACCAAGTACACCTGCTCCTTCTGTGGCAAAATCAAGATGAGGAGACAGGCTGTGGGAATCTGGCAGTGTGGTTCCTGCATGAAAACGGTGGCTGGTGGTGCCTGGACTTCAGCAGGCACATCAAGTCTGCCATCAGAAGACTGGAGGAATTAA